The Kribbella sp. NBC_00662 nucleotide sequence GATCGCGCCGTACGCGTCCCGGTCCTCGATCCGCTGCACCGCGGCCTGCCGGTCCGGTACGGCGGTGATGTCGAAGCCTCCCGGCATCGCCTGCCCGAGCTGCGCCTTCACCTGCTCGACGGCCGGCGTCGGACCGGACACCGCTATCGGGACGTTGCGCGGTTCGGAGCGGGCCGACGGCCAGGCGAAGGCGATCAGGAACACCGTGAGGACCGCGGTCAACAGCACGATGACGGCGATCAGGGGCGGCCGGCGACGTTCGGCCGCGTGCGCCTCTGTGGTCATGGCGGACTCCTTCGACAATAAAACCGAATGATCGTTCTTTATCACTTCGAGCCTGGATCAGGTCCGGCGACTTGTCAAGAACGGACATTCGTTTTATGTTGCGAGCGTGCCGAAGGTCACCGAGGAGCACCGCCTGGCCCGCCGCGAGCAGATCGTCGCGGCGGCGCGTGCCTGCATGAACGCGGAGGGCTTCCACAAGACGACGATGGCCGATGTGATCCGCGAGTCCGGCCTGTCCGCCGGCGCTGTGTACGGCTACTTCAAGAGCAAGGAGGAGATCGTCGCGGCGATCGCCGAGGACGCGCTCGGCACGGTCGACGAACTCTTCGAGGGCCTGCTCGCCTCCGAGCAGCCGCTGACCCCGCTGGCCGCGCTCGAGGCCACCATCGAGCACGTGGTGCGGGTCGCCCAGTCCCCGCCCGGGGACGTCACCCGGGTCGCGGTGCAGGCCTGGGCCGAGGCGCTGCGCAACGACTCGATCCGCGAGGTCGCGAAGGGCAAGTACTGCCAGCTCCGCAACCATTTCGTGGTGATCGCCCGCCGCGCACAGTCCGACGGCACTCTCGACCCGGACGTCGATCCCGAGCACGTCGCCCAGGTGATGTTCAGCATGATCCCGGGCTTCGTCCTGCAGCGGCTGCTGATCGGCGACATCACGCCCGCCACCTACACGGCCGGTCTGCGAGCCCTGTTGCGCTCGTAGAGGGTGGACTTTCACCCACCCCGTACGGTGGTCCAGCACCATGGGGCGGTACGTCGTTGCTCCGTAGCGTCGACGGCATGAGAAAGCGGAAGCAGGAAGCAGTCGACGGGACCGGTTACTCGGTCGTCCTGCAGGACGTACGACGGGTCTACGGCCGTGGCGGGAACACCGTCACCGCCCTCAACGGGATCTCGATGAAGTTCGCCCCCGGCACCTTCACCGCGGTGATGGGTCCGTCGGGTTCGGGCAAGAGCACGTTCCTGCACTGTGCGGCCGGGCTCGACCGGCCGACGTCGGGCACGGTGCTGATCGACGGCCTGCCGCTGGCCGGGCTGAGCGAGCGCCGGCTGACCGAGCTCCGCCGCGAGCGGATCGGGTTCGTGTTCCAGTCGTTCAACCTGCTGCCCGCGCTGACCGTCTGGCAGAACGTCTGCCTGCCGCAGGAGCTCGACGGCCGGCGGGT carries:
- a CDS encoding TetR/AcrR family transcriptional regulator codes for the protein MPKVTEEHRLARREQIVAAARACMNAEGFHKTTMADVIRESGLSAGAVYGYFKSKEEIVAAIAEDALGTVDELFEGLLASEQPLTPLAALEATIEHVVRVAQSPPGDVTRVAVQAWAEALRNDSIREVAKGKYCQLRNHFVVIARRAQSDGTLDPDVDPEHVAQVMFSMIPGFVLQRLLIGDITPATYTAGLRALLRS